ATATAGGATATAGTTGGAAAATAATCTGTTCCACAATGGGTATATAAGGTAAGTTAAGGAGAGTTGAAGAATGACTTTACTTTTATCATTTGGTTTATGTGGAGTCTTATTTCTACTATATCGTAAAGACTCGTTATTTAAGTCGAGAAAAAGGTATCCAAGATTTGTAGAAAAAGTAAAAAATAGAGGATGGTTACAGAGTACTTGGATTTGTGGATTACTCCACTTTTTAATAAACGCAATTCTTTTTACGATAACTGGGGTTGTTTTATTTTTTGTTACTGTTTATCTAACCGTTCCCTACTTACATATCATCATAATGGTCATAGCCGTTTTGGCAAGTTTCTATATTTGGGGAATTATACGAGACCTTGGTCCAAGGATAAGGACAGGAAGACTTTTAAGCGGTTTAATTGGAAGCAGTTTTTATTGCTTGGTAACTTTGTATTTTTTGTATCGATACTTAACTTTGGAGCCGATGTTTCCAGGTGATGATATGTTTATGGCAGCAGTCGGTCTCTTTTTCGGAATGAGTGTTACTGTTACAGCTTTCTTTTGTAGTTTTATTGTAACAAGTTGGGTGCCCAAAAAATAAATGCAAAAAAGCAATGAATAATGAAGAAAAGGTTTAGGAGGTAGCAATCCTAAACCTTTTTTTACTAATCAGACTTTCTTTTATTATTACCAGGAACGTTTGTATTAGGTGCTACTTTTACTAGTTCTGAGCTCAATTCTTGATCTTTTTTTGCATTGTTATTACGTTGAGCATTTGCCATTTCCACGTTTTGTTCTACCCATTTACTATCATCTCCATTCTGTTCATTTCCATTTGTAGTATGAGTTGAAAAACCTATATTATTCATTTGCTGAAATTTCGTATTGCGAAACATCTAGTTTCAGATTAAAATATAAAAAACAATATAGATGGAGAACAGCATGAACCGTAAAATTTTACTTTATATGAAGGCTTTTTCTGATTTTGGTATGTTTATGGACACGATTGTCCTTAATGTTGTCGTATATGCTGCTACTGGAAGCACCGCTTGGTTAGCAGCAACTATGGCAGCAAGAACAATTGGTGGGGTTATTTCAAGTCTTTTTTCAGGAGTTTTGGCTGATCGATATGATCGACGCAAAATCATGATTATAAGTGACATTGTTCGGGCTCTTATTATTTTATTGCTCATCCCATTTCCCAATCCAGTCATGATTATCGTCGTTTCTTTCTTAATTGGTTTAATTAGCAGTAGCTTTATGGTGAGCTTTAGTGCTGAGGTACCAAAAATCTTTGGAGAGACCAAAATATTAGAAACGAATAGTTTAATTTCGAGGTTAACTTCGGTCAGTCTTGTTGCCGGATTTCTAGGTGCGGGTCTTATTACAGAGTTTCTAGGTTACAAGATAACATTAACTATTGATGCCGCTTCTTATATCCTTTCAGCATTAGTGTTATTGAAAATAAGATGGGACACTGATGTATCGAAAAAAGTAGAGGTTAACAATACAGTATTACAGAAAGTACAATCGATTTGGACTGACATAAAGGAAGTTCATGCCTATCTTTTACTAGCACCCATGATTCTATTTGTTAACGTTGTATTTTTAATGGGTTCCTTTGCTGGGAGCTCTCACAATTTAGGTATCCCTTTATTAGCGGAATCTATAAGTTTTGAAAGTCAAAGCTTTTATTATGGGATGATTTGGGCTGTATGGGGAATGGGGTCTATCATTGCTACCTTTACTTTACCTAAGCTAACATGGTTAAAGGGTGACAAAGTATACTTTGCATGCTTCATATCAGCCATGTTAATGTCGACTGGATTTATTGTATTTTTATCAAGTTCAAACCTTTGGATCATATTTGCTTTTGCAGCGTTTACGGGTGTATTTGATGCAAGCTTTACCACTTTACATGCCACCATTCTGCAGAAGACAGATAATCATATTCGAGGAAGAATCTTTGGGGTCGGAATGCTATTAAAATCATTGGGCTTTGCTGTCGGATTTATTATTGCTCCTACTCTACTCAAAGTTATGGACATGCCACAAATGGTATGGATTCTTCATGGGACGTTGATAACCGTCACCATAGTCATTGTTCTTTTAGCTGGAAAACACTTGTTGAGACTTAAGAATGCACAAACCAATGGGATATCACTATAAGGAAAGAGGCTCCTATATGGGGCCTCCTTCTTTTTTTAGTCAACATTTTTAATTAAGTTATTCATCATTTCTTCATCCATTGGTCCTATTATTTTCTTTTGGATGACACCATTTGTATCTATGATGTAGCTAGTAGGAATCGTGAAAGCTTGGAATTCTATTCCGATATTCCCTTCAACATCAAGAGGTACAGTAAATGTTAGTCCATAATCTTCGATAAATTGTTTTATTCTTTCTTCACCTTTATCCAAGTTCGTTAAGTTAACAGCTACGATCTCTACTCCCTTGTCCTTGTTTTTTTCATAGAAATTTTGCATGTGGGGCATTTCTGCTTTACAAGGTGGGCACCAAGTAGCCCAGAAGTTTAATATGACCTTTTTCCCTCGATAATCAGATAGCCTCATGGCTTCTCCTTCTATAGTAGGGAGTTTGAAATCTGGAGCAGGGCTTCCTTCTTTCACAGCGGCAAGATTAGCTCCAGGAATATTTTCTGTATCTTCCTGTTGAACGCCATTTACTGTTTCACCTTCTAAATCATCACCACTCCCAGGATTCCATACGTTTACAATGAAAACAGCTGCTGCAAGTAGGAGAATGACTCCCGATACAACATTTTTGACCATGGTTTAGTTCCTCCTATCAAAATAGGTTAGAATGAGCACGGTGATTCCAACCCAAACAAATGTCAAACCTTCAATTGTGAAAATGATTCTAAATAGGCTAATAGCTAAAAACTCTAAAAGTGAAAAAATAAGTATTATTTGTGCAGGAGAGAGCTTCATTCGCTTATTTAGTGAAGTGTAAACCACTATAAAGCTGATTAAAATAAACCCATGTAAGCTTGCCTCACCAAATTGATCTAATATAACACTATGAAGAAGCTCATATGAAATAAAAAACAAAATAAATAAATGGATTGCGTCTTTACTAATAGACGGAAAGTTCTTTTTTGCTAAAAAAACAAAATAAATCGAAAGGGAGAGTAATGCCAATATATGTCCCTTTAAACCTCCATTAAAATAAACGACAGATAGGGGTGTTCGGATAAATATTTCGAAGTGAAATACAATATAGCTTAGCTTCCAAACAAGGAAGAATACTAAAAAACCATTCCAATACCAATCTTCTGTTTTTCTTCTAAGTATGAACCGACTAATGGCAGCTGTTACAATCAGTGCGATTACTGTTGATATCCAGGTGCTGGGAATTGTCAAATTACCAAAAGCTATATAGTCCACATTTTTCACCGCTTCTCTGGAACCGACTCAATTTGAAAATCAACATCAATGGTCGAAATAACGGATTGAATCATACCGCAGTTTTTTACTACTAATTGTGCTAATTTTTCAGCTTGGTCAGATGTGATTTCTTGGCCTGTTTGAATGGAGGCAATGATCGTTATTTGTTCGATTCGGTTTGCTTGTTCTGGGTTTCGCCTGGCAGTTGGTTTCATTTCAATACTAGTAAAAGGATATCTTTTTTTGATTAAAATGTTTTTTAACAACGTACCACTGCAGCCAATCAGAGATGAAATAAATAATTCGAAAGGACGATATCCGTGTTTTTCGTCAGGTGAAATATGAATTTCATCAAAACCTAATGTTCCTTGGATATGTTCATTTTCAACCGTGAATTTCAAGTTAGTCACTCCTTTTTTAGATAAGTCTGAGGGTTGATTGTTAAGGAATGATTAAGACTAAAGTATTAAGGGTAATTCAATCCAAAATGTGTGATCAGTTCCGTTTGTATCTAATCCAATTTCACCATTATGAGCTTGTACTATACTTTTAGAAATGGCTAACCCAAGGCCAGCTCCACTTGATCTGGTGGTTCTTGATTCTTCCAATCTGTTAAACCTTTCAAAAATTAACTCTTTTTTCTGAGAATCAATATGTTGTCCTTTGTGTTGGAAGTGGATTCGATAGCTTCGGTCTAGAATTTCTGTTTGAATAGTTAATGATTCGCCAATATTATAGTCTAAAATGTTCTGTAGAATATTTGAGAAAACTTGCATTAAACCATCTTTGTTGCCCAGAATAGTGCCATCTTTGATTTCTAGACTTATATTGGAAAACTCTTTTTCTAACTTTAATTGAAAGCTGGTTAGGGAATCGCTCAGTACTTTATGAATTGATAAATCTTCAAAGTTTCTTTCCGTTTGGTAGAAGTTATTACTCCATGTGTTCATTTCCGTAATAAGTTCAACAATTCTTGTGATTCTTCTCGACTCTTCTAACAAAGACCCAAATAGCTCTGGCTTCCCTTCGATTACACCACTCTCCAGTGCCTCCAAATAACCGTTAATATTGGTAAGAGGTGTCCTTAATTCATGGGCTATGTCTTTTAACATTTCATCTCTTTGCTCTTGAACCGAAAAGAGAGTGTCAGACATAGCATAAAAGCTTTCAGTTAGTTCCTTAAGCTCGCCAGACCCTTGTTTTTCCACTCTAATTGGCTTTTTTCCTTCTTTTATCAATTGGGTGGCTAATGATAAATCCTGAATAGGACGGAGTATTTTTTTTACTGTTATAAAATGAAAAAAGCCAACAATTAAAAAGGTGAAAATGCTAATTGTCCACAGAAATTGATTCAGGGTTTGTACAAGCTCTTGTCCCGTTACTTGTTCTGTATTTACCAAAAAGCAGGCGTAATCTTTAACAGACAAGCCTGCAAGTAATATAACTACGAAAATAACGAATCCATTTAAAATAACGAATTTCGAAAGGAGATTCGGCAGTTTATGAAAGAACCTCAAATTTATACCCCATTCCTCTAACCGTATGGATATATTCATTTGGTGTCATTTCTCTAATCTTTTCTCGTAAGTGCTTAATATGCACATCAATCGTTCGGTCAGATACCGCTTTTTCGTTATTTTCATATATTAAATTTAGTATTTGATCTCTTGATAAAACTTGGTTGGGGTGTTGCATGAATGTATGGAGGAGCTTGAACTCAAAATGAGTAAGCTCTAATTTCTTCCCGTTAATCGTCGCCACACCTTTAGCGGGTTTAATCATGAACCCATGGAAAGTTAGCTTGCCACAACGACTAGCCGTCCTTCTTAGAACAGCCTCAATTCTGACCATCAATTCGGCAGGACTAAACGGTTTTACTACGTAATCATCGGCTCCGAGTTTAAAGCCTTGAATTTTATGCTTTTCCGAAGCCTTCGCCGTGAGCATGATAATGGGCATCACACTGTTTAAATCCTCTCGAACCCAGCGACAAACCTCTTCACCACTAAATTTAGGAAGCATCAAGTCTAAAATCAGAATACAAGGATCATACTGTAGGATTCTTTCTTTCGCCTCAGCACCATCCTCTGCTTCAATGACTTCATATCCTTCTTTAGTTAAATAAATCTTAACAAGATTTCGGATTTTAGGATCATCTTCCACCACTAAAACTGATTTCCCTATAAGGTTGGAATAATTCAAAAATCTCACCTTTTTTCTATATTTCAAATAAGCTAAATGCTGACAGCCAAGCACTTATTTTTTGCATTTGGCCACTCAGTACAAGGAAGCCAAGTAAAATCATAATAATTCCATTAACAAAGGCAAGTTTAGATAAATATTTGTTGATTTTTCGCAGTGCCTTTAAAGAGTAGGATATCACAATTGAAATGATGATAAATGGAATAGCCATACCCAATGAATAAATACTTAGTAAGAATATGCCATATGTGAGTGTATCCGATTGGCTTGCCAAAAGAAGAATCGACGACAGAGCTAGTCCAACACATGGTGACCAACCTGTGGCAAAGGCCATACCAAGTACGACCGAACTGAAAATGTTTTTCGATTTCTGTTCGGTATGAAATCGTTTTTCTTTCATTAAAAATTTAATCTTTAAAAGACCTGCCATTTGTAACCCAAATAGAATAATGAGAAATCCAGCTATTTGCATAATTAGTACTCGATAATTCATTAGAAGCTGTCCTAGAAAACTAGCGGAAGCGCCGAGTGCAATGAAAATGATACTGAAACCTATAATAAATCCTAAAGATCGCAAATATAATGTTTGTCGATTAACCTGTAATTTGGAGTCTTCAATTTTTCCTCCTGTTAAATGTGTAACATAGGCAGGTAGTAAAGGGAAAACACAGGGGGAGAAAAATGACAGCAAACCACCAAAAAAGGCAAATAAAAGACCGATCTCATTCATAAAATCACTCCTCATCTGCGTATAGTTTGGACCATGTTTGTTAAAGTTTCATTAAAAAGTGATTTTAGACATAAAAAAAAGACGCCTAATAAGGCGTCTTTTTTGCGTATATTGAGGCGATAGACTGTGCGCCACATCGCACATTTCTCCATGACGGATGTGTCCATCGACTTACACAATTCAGCTCATCGCTCAACTAATATATCACTGATAGTAAGTAAAAACAACTACTATTTTTTACCTAGCCATACTTTCTCCTTATTGTTATACTTAACCATTTGTGAGATAGTTGCTTTAAGCAAATAAATGAGGAGGGAGTTTGGATGGCGATTTTGACACATCATCATGTTAATAAAGTTAGACACTTCAACCGGTTTATTACTCGGTATATCGGTGTTTTAGAAGAGGGTCTTTTACAGAGTTCCTATTCCTTAACTGAATCACGTATTTTATTTGAGCTTGCAAATGGAAATAACATGACCATTTCTGGATTAACTACATTATTAGGATTGGATGCGGGTTATGTAAGTAGGATAATTTCTAAGCTTGAGAAAATGGGGATTTTACATAAAATACAATCCGAATCTGATGGTAGACAACGCTACCTCCGTTTATCTGAAAAGGGGATGGAGGAGTATAAGATTTTAAATGCACGCTCCCACGATGAAGTGTATTCCAAACTAAATGTAATACCCTACCATGAACAAGAAAGATTAGTGGAGTCTATGGAGGAGATTGAAAAAATTTTATCTCATTCTAGTATCGTAAGTGAAAAGGACGAAGTAATGATTAGGCCTCATAAACCAGGGGATATGGGGATGATCGTTCATAAGCACGGTTATTTGTACGACAAAGAATATGGATGGGATGAGGAATTTGAAGCGCTAGTCGCACAAATTACTGCAGATTTTATACGAAACTTTCAACCAGCATTAGAAAAATGTTGGGTTGCAGAGATGAATGGGGAAGTAGTCGGTTCTGTTTTGGTTGTAAAGGGGAGTGAAACCATAGCGAAATTACGGCTCCTTTTTGTTGATCCGAAGGCTCGTGGATTTGGACTTGGAACTAAACTCGTACAAGAGTGTATTGATTTTTCCAGAAAAGCTGGATATAAAAAATTAGTATTATGGACGAATAGCAACTTAGTTGAAGCACGTCATATTTATAAGAAAACGGGTTTCAAACTTGTTTCTGAAGAAAAGCATAGAAGCTTTGGACATAATTTAGTTGGTGAGACTTGGGAACTTGACCTTTAAATTGATAATATTAACGGAGTAAAACGAAAAAGACAGGGAATCCCTGTCTTTTATTTAATATTCATACCCTTCGTGCGCTTCACTTTGACTCGGCAAAGAGATTCCCATGGCTTGAACAGCCTGTTTTGCTGCCTGTAAAGAGCTTTCTGCTTGCTCTTGCCATCGAATAATCAACCGAATATACGATTTTAGCTCTTGATTAGCATTGGCTTCCATTACACTTAATCCTTCTCTAACTCCCTTATCTTGAGTCTCTGCGTTTATTATACATGCAACCATAGTATCTATAATACTTTTTCTATTCTCTCCATTCACAAGTCTTTGGGCAGATCCGACACTTGTGACTCTATGGTAGGAAGCAGGAACAAGATGACTGTGCATTTCATTGTTACCTTTTAAATTCTTTGTCTCAGGAATATGGAGAAGCTCACTACTCATGGCACATACCATTTCCTCTGCATACAAACTTTGTCGTAGAGACTGTAGAATGGGTTCCCAACCATTCTGCCTATAATAATATGAATACATAATGCCACCTCCTCTTCGTAAATAAATGATCTTGTAGCAAAGTATGTTAGAGAAATGGAATTGGAAATTTGTACTAAGCTTCTAATAGAAATGATGATAAAATAAACAATATATTTAACTGCAAAGGATACCTAGGAGTCTATTATGCTACGATTATTTGTTTCAAGACACGGCCAAACTATATGGAATACGCAAAAGAGAATGCAAGGGTGGAAGGATTCGCCTTTAACGGATTTAGGCATTCGAAATGCTATTGAGTTAGGAAACCGACTTAATCAGGTTGAGTTTCAGGGTGTCTACTCGAGTCCTTTAAGAAGAACTGTCGATACGGCTGATCTAATAATTAGAGGGCGCCAAATCCCAATTGTTACAGATGAAAATTTGCGAGAAATGAATATGGGTGACTGGGAAGGGCAAGTTCAAGAAGACATCAAAAAGGAAGATCCCGAGTTATTTCACAAATTTTGGAATAAACCTCACTTATATATCCCAGAAAGTGGAGAAGCTTTTATTGATGTTCAAAGAAGAGCCTTACTAGCAATAGAACGGATTCAGAGAGAACAACATTCCGGTAATGTTTTAGTTGTGACTCATACAATTGTCATTAAGAGTTTATTAGCCTATTATAAACAGATTGGTATCGAAAATCTTTGGGACCCGCCTTTTATTCACGATACCAGTCTTACACTTATTGAAGTGGACCATAATGGTTCACAAATAGTGTTTGAAGGAGATTCAACGCATCGTTCAATACCTAACGAGAAGGTGACAAAATGATACGTATTGCTGTAGGAGCCGTTGTACAGTGTGGAGATCGATATTTACTGGTAAATAAAAAGAAAATAAACGATACCCAGAATGGTGAGGGGATTGAGATAGATGAATGGGATATTCCTAAAGGTGGCGTTAAAGAGCAGGATCAATCGCTAGAAGAGGCAGTTCTTCGAGAACTTCATGAAGAGACTGGGTCTAGTAGCTTTGAATTGAAAGATAAGTTTGAAGAGAAAATAGTTTTCGATTTTCCTGTTGAACTGAAAAGTATTATAGGGTTTGATAAGCAGGAAACCACTATGTTTTTCGCTGAGTATGTTGGAGATGGGGGAGACTTATCTCCTATTGATGAAGAGATCGGTGAGATTAAATTTGTAACAGAGGAAGAATTCGTTGAAATTGTACACCATTGTGAAACTGTAGAATTTCTAAAAAAGAATGTCTGGAATTAGAAATGTAGTATGAGTAATTGAAGGAAGTGTCCTAATATTGATAAGTGAAAATATGATCGTCATTGGTGTAAAAGGAATCATTGTACATAATGGGAAAGTTTTAATTATTAAGCGTGCACAAGATGCCCATGTTGGTGGCCATACGTGGGAGTGTCCCGGTGGAAAGCTTGAATTTGGTGAGAGTTTAGAAGAAGCTCTCATACGGGAGGCTAAAGAAGAAGTAGGACTAGATATTCAAGTTGAAGAATTGCTGTATGCTACTACATTTAATACATCATCCACTAGGCAAGTAGTTTTACTAACCTTTAGGTGTAGTTGTAAAGAAAATACCATTACCTTATCAAATGAGCATTCTGAGTTTTATTGGGCAAATAAAGACGAACTCTATGAATCTTTACCAGTTCACATTTTAACTGATTTCCAAAAATATAATATTTTTGAACTATTAAACTAGAATAATTAGGGTAATAAATTTATAATAAAATCATTCTACGAAATGCGACAAATGCAGGGTGGAGACTGATACCACCCGAATAAGGTGAGGGTTATGTATCGTTTTGCAAAGGGTTTAGCAAGGGTTTTATTTTATGGATTTAAGAAGGTTGAAGTAAAGAATAGACATCTTGTAAAAGGCAAGGAAGGATACGTTATTGCTTGTACCCATGATGGTTGGCTAGAGATAATTGCTTTGGGGGTAACATTACCGAAATCCATTCATTATATGGCTAAGAAGGAACTATTCGAAAATCGAGTTATTGGCTATTTTTTGAAAAGGCTGAATGCTTTTCCGGTAAATCGGGATAATCCTGGTCCTAGTAGCTTAAAGACTCCTATAAAATTGTTAAAGTCCGGAGAGGTTGTCGGAATTTTCCCGCACGGAACGAGGACGGCCGAAGACATTTCATTAAAAAGAGGAGCCGTAACGATTGCAAATTTAGCAAAAGCTCCTATTGTACCGGCTTATTATGACGGTCCAAATACGTTAAAAGAACTATACTTCTCACGTAAAAAGACAACGGTTATCTTTGGAGAACCTTTTTACATCAAAACATCAAATAAAGAAGAAATTGCTGAATATACAGATTATCTAAATGAGCAATTTAAACAACTTAAAAAGGTCTTGGAAAAATAAGACAGAGGCGCTACATGTAGCCTCTGTCTATTTTTTTATGAACGTGTTGGATTTTCAATTTCATCAATATGCATGAGCTTTTGAAGCGGCTTTGAAATGGCAAGTAAGATCAGTCCCACTAAAATAGCTGCTATACCTAAATATAGAAAAATCTCTAAGTAGCCAAATTCTTGTGTTAACGAAGCAATATAACCGGCTAAGTAATTTGCACCTGCATTACTGAGGAACCACACTCCCATGAGTAGTGATGCAATCTTAACAGGAGCCATTTTACTAACCAATGAAAGTCCTATTGGAGAAAGTGCAAGCTCACCTAGAGTATGACAGAGATAAGTAACTACCATAAAGAGCATACTTGCTCTAGCGACGATATTTCCTTCATCACTACCTGTATATAGAACAGCCGGAACAAGAACAAGGAATCCTATTCCAAGTAATAATAGTCCTAATGCCATCTTAGTAGGAATGGCTAAGTCCCCACGCTTTGTTTTGGATAATCGGAGCCAAAACAAAGAAACAACAGGAGCTAATATTAAAATAAATAAAGGATTTAATGATTGAAAGAAAGAAACAGGAACTTCGTAGCCAAAGATGGTTCGATCTATAAAATCTCTTGTATAAAGGGTAAAAGATGCACCTGCCTGTTCAAACCCTGCCCAGAAGAAGATAGTGAAACAAGCTAGAATTAAAATAACAGCTGTTCGGTGTTTATCATTTCGAGATAATGGTTTTGCTTTGTTTTCATCGTCTAATATTGAATTCTGAACTGCTGGTTTCTCTCCTATTGTCCCTAAATATTTTTTTGACAGCAGATTAAAAGTAAGTTGACCAATGATCATACCAATAGATGATGCAAGGAATGCATACTTAAACCCAAATTGCTCAACTCCACCAGTATTCGAATAAAATAAATTAGCATAAATGAATCCAGCAACTAGTGGTGAAATAAGCGCACCTAAGTTGATTCCCATATAAAAGATGGTAAATGCAGAATCTTTTCGTGGATCATTTTTATCATAAAGTTCACCAACAAGTGTTGAAATGTTAGGTTTAAAGAAACCATTTCCTATAATGAGAAGTAGTAGACCTAGATATAGCCCCCACACTTCCTGGACGGCAAAAAGCGTGAAATCCCCTAATGCCATTGTAATACCT
This DNA window, taken from Bacillus carboniphilus, encodes the following:
- a CDS encoding MFS transporter, with amino-acid sequence MNRKILLYMKAFSDFGMFMDTIVLNVVVYAATGSTAWLAATMAARTIGGVISSLFSGVLADRYDRRKIMIISDIVRALIILLLIPFPNPVMIIVVSFLIGLISSSFMVSFSAEVPKIFGETKILETNSLISRLTSVSLVAGFLGAGLITEFLGYKITLTIDAASYILSALVLLKIRWDTDVSKKVEVNNTVLQKVQSIWTDIKEVHAYLLLAPMILFVNVVFLMGSFAGSSHNLGIPLLAESISFESQSFYYGMIWAVWGMGSIIATFTLPKLTWLKGDKVYFACFISAMLMSTGFIVFLSSSNLWIIFAFAAFTGVFDASFTTLHATILQKTDNHIRGRIFGVGMLLKSLGFAVGFIIAPTLLKVMDMPQMVWILHGTLITVTIVIVLLAGKHLLRLKNAQTNGISL
- a CDS encoding peroxiredoxin family protein, producing MVKNVVSGVILLLAAAVFIVNVWNPGSGDDLEGETVNGVQQEDTENIPGANLAAVKEGSPAPDFKLPTIEGEAMRLSDYRGKKVILNFWATWCPPCKAEMPHMQNFYEKNKDKGVEIVAVNLTNLDKGEERIKQFIEDYGLTFTVPLDVEGNIGIEFQAFTIPTSYIIDTNGVIQKKIIGPMDEEMMNNLIKNVD
- a CDS encoding OsmC family protein; the protein is MKFTVENEHIQGTLGFDEIHISPDEKHGYRPFELFISSLIGCSGTLLKNILIKKRYPFTSIEMKPTARRNPEQANRIEQITIIASIQTGQEITSDQAEKLAQLVVKNCGMIQSVISTIDVDFQIESVPEKR
- a CDS encoding HAMP domain-containing sensor histidine kinase, with amino-acid sequence MRFFHKLPNLLSKFVILNGFVIFVVILLAGLSVKDYACFLVNTEQVTGQELVQTLNQFLWTISIFTFLIVGFFHFITVKKILRPIQDLSLATQLIKEGKKPIRVEKQGSGELKELTESFYAMSDTLFSVQEQRDEMLKDIAHELRTPLTNINGYLEALESGVIEGKPELFGSLLEESRRITRIVELITEMNTWSNNFYQTERNFEDLSIHKVLSDSLTSFQLKLEKEFSNISLEIKDGTILGNKDGLMQVFSNILQNILDYNIGESLTIQTEILDRSYRIHFQHKGQHIDSQKKELIFERFNRLEESRTTRSSGAGLGLAISKSIVQAHNGEIGLDTNGTDHTFWIELPLIL
- a CDS encoding response regulator transcription factor, with protein sequence MNYSNLIGKSVLVVEDDPKIRNLVKIYLTKEGYEVIEAEDGAEAKERILQYDPCILILDLMLPKFSGEEVCRWVREDLNSVMPIIMLTAKASEKHKIQGFKLGADDYVVKPFSPAELMVRIEAVLRRTASRCGKLTFHGFMIKPAKGVATINGKKLELTHFEFKLLHTFMQHPNQVLSRDQILNLIYENNEKAVSDRTIDVHIKHLREKIREMTPNEYIHTVRGMGYKFEVLS
- a CDS encoding cytochrome c biogenesis CcdA family protein — protein: MNEIGLLFAFFGGLLSFFSPCVFPLLPAYVTHLTGGKIEDSKLQVNRQTLYLRSLGFIIGFSIIFIALGASASFLGQLLMNYRVLIMQIAGFLIILFGLQMAGLLKIKFLMKEKRFHTEQKSKNIFSSVVLGMAFATGWSPCVGLALSSILLLASQSDTLTYGIFLLSIYSLGMAIPFIIISIVISYSLKALRKINKYLSKLAFVNGIIMILLGFLVLSGQMQKISAWLSAFSLFEI
- a CDS encoding bifunctional helix-turn-helix transcriptional regulator/GNAT family N-acetyltransferase — protein: MAILTHHHVNKVRHFNRFITRYIGVLEEGLLQSSYSLTESRILFELANGNNMTISGLTTLLGLDAGYVSRIISKLEKMGILHKIQSESDGRQRYLRLSEKGMEEYKILNARSHDEVYSKLNVIPYHEQERLVESMEEIEKILSHSSIVSEKDEVMIRPHKPGDMGMIVHKHGYLYDKEYGWDEEFEALVAQITADFIRNFQPALEKCWVAEMNGEVVGSVLVVKGSETIAKLRLLFVDPKARGFGLGTKLVQECIDFSRKAGYKKLVLWTNSNLVEARHIYKKTGFKLVSEEKHRSFGHNLVGETWELDL
- a CDS encoding histidine phosphatase family protein, which codes for MLRLFVSRHGQTIWNTQKRMQGWKDSPLTDLGIRNAIELGNRLNQVEFQGVYSSPLRRTVDTADLIIRGRQIPIVTDENLREMNMGDWEGQVQEDIKKEDPELFHKFWNKPHLYIPESGEAFIDVQRRALLAIERIQREQHSGNVLVVTHTIVIKSLLAYYKQIGIENLWDPPFIHDTSLTLIEVDHNGSQIVFEGDSTHRSIPNEKVTK
- a CDS encoding NUDIX hydrolase gives rise to the protein MIRIAVGAVVQCGDRYLLVNKKKINDTQNGEGIEIDEWDIPKGGVKEQDQSLEEAVLRELHEETGSSSFELKDKFEEKIVFDFPVELKSIIGFDKQETTMFFAEYVGDGGDLSPIDEEIGEIKFVTEEEFVEIVHHCETVEFLKKNVWN
- a CDS encoding NUDIX hydrolase, with the translated sequence MISENMIVIGVKGIIVHNGKVLIIKRAQDAHVGGHTWECPGGKLEFGESLEEALIREAKEEVGLDIQVEELLYATTFNTSSTRQVVLLTFRCSCKENTITLSNEHSEFYWANKDELYESLPVHILTDFQKYNIFELLN
- a CDS encoding lysophospholipid acyltransferase family protein, with the protein product MYRFAKGLARVLFYGFKKVEVKNRHLVKGKEGYVIACTHDGWLEIIALGVTLPKSIHYMAKKELFENRVIGYFLKRLNAFPVNRDNPGPSSLKTPIKLLKSGEVVGIFPHGTRTAEDISLKRGAVTIANLAKAPIVPAYYDGPNTLKELYFSRKKTTVIFGEPFYIKTSNKEEIAEYTDYLNEQFKQLKKVLEK
- a CDS encoding peptide MFS transporter, whose amino-acid sequence is MERTINQNSEVYRDDKMKHPKGLYLLFITEMWERYSYYGMRSILVLYLTAELISGGLGVDNASALRLYGTYTGLVYFTPLIGGYLTDRFIGLRTAITIGGITMALGDFTLFAVQEVWGLYLGLLLLIIGNGFFKPNISTLVGELYDKNDPRKDSAFTIFYMGINLGALISPLVAGFIYANLFYSNTGGVEQFGFKYAFLASSIGMIIGQLTFNLLSKKYLGTIGEKPAVQNSILDDENKAKPLSRNDKHRTAVILILACFTIFFWAGFEQAGASFTLYTRDFIDRTIFGYEVPVSFFQSLNPLFILILAPVVSLFWLRLSKTKRGDLAIPTKMALGLLLLGIGFLVLVPAVLYTGSDEGNIVARASMLFMVVTYLCHTLGELALSPIGLSLVSKMAPVKIASLLMGVWFLSNAGANYLAGYIASLTQEFGYLEIFLYLGIAAILVGLILLAISKPLQKLMHIDEIENPTRS